One Thermodesulfobacteriota bacterium genomic region harbors:
- a CDS encoding acyl-CoA synthetase: MTKPGSAKYELGLEKRDANYAPLTPLTFIERAASVFPRRTSLIHGDTRYTWGETFERSRLLASALARQGIGKGDTVALMAPNIPAHYEAHFGVPATGGVLNSLNIRQDADNIAFILEHGEAKALIADREYSDVVRKALNMLDRDLLVIDIDDPQGKRGEPIGEITYEEFLNTGDVSYTWRGPEDEWDAISLNYTSGTTGNPKGVVYHHRGAYLNALGNIIAWGMTGHPVYLWTLPMFHCNGWCFTWSMAALAGTSVCLRHFDAGKIFSSIAEHGVTHLCGAPVVMNMIINAKEEERRAFGHRVNFMTAAAAPPAAVLERIEKAGFDVTHVYGLTETYGPAAICEWHGEWDELPPAERSRMKARQGVRYTVEEGLTIGDPETCKPVPADAETIGEALFRGNIVMKGYLKNPTATEEAFSGGWFHSGDLGVMHPDGYIELKDRSKDIIISGGENISTLEVESVLYQHPAVLEAAVVARPDEQWGETPCAFVTLKAGADTVSEEDIIEFCRSRLAHFKCPKTVVFTDLPKTSTGKIQKYVLREKVKKL, translated from the coding sequence ATGACAAAACCGGGTAGCGCAAAGTACGAGCTCGGGCTCGAAAAAAGAGACGCCAACTATGCGCCCCTCACGCCGCTCACGTTCATAGAGCGGGCGGCGTCCGTCTTTCCCCGGAGGACCTCACTCATACACGGCGATACGCGCTACACGTGGGGCGAGACCTTTGAGCGCTCACGCCTCCTGGCCTCCGCGCTCGCAAGGCAGGGGATCGGAAAGGGGGACACGGTAGCCCTGATGGCGCCCAATATCCCCGCCCATTACGAGGCCCACTTCGGCGTGCCGGCAACGGGCGGCGTCCTCAATTCGCTCAACATAAGACAGGACGCCGACAACATCGCCTTCATACTCGAGCACGGAGAAGCTAAGGCGCTGATAGCTGACAGAGAATACTCGGACGTAGTTCGGAAGGCGCTCAACATGCTCGACCGCGACCTGCTCGTAATAGACATAGACGACCCGCAGGGAAAGCGCGGAGAGCCTATAGGTGAAATCACATACGAGGAATTCCTGAATACAGGGGACGTGAGCTATACGTGGCGCGGGCCCGAAGACGAATGGGACGCTATATCGCTCAACTACACGTCGGGCACGACAGGCAATCCCAAGGGCGTCGTCTATCACCACAGGGGGGCATACCTGAACGCGCTCGGAAATATAATCGCATGGGGCATGACAGGACATCCGGTATATCTCTGGACGCTCCCCATGTTCCACTGCAACGGCTGGTGTTTCACGTGGTCCATGGCGGCGCTTGCGGGCACGTCCGTATGCCTTAGGCATTTCGACGCGGGCAAGATCTTCAGCTCCATCGCGGAGCACGGCGTCACGCACCTCTGCGGGGCTCCGGTCGTAATGAACATGATAATAAACGCGAAGGAAGAAGAACGGCGCGCGTTCGGCCACAGGGTCAATTTCATGACCGCGGCTGCCGCGCCTCCGGCGGCTGTTCTGGAAAGGATAGAGAAGGCGGGTTTCGACGTGACGCACGTCTATGGACTCACGGAGACGTACGGCCCTGCCGCTATATGCGAATGGCACGGCGAATGGGACGAGCTCCCACCCGCCGAACGGTCCCGCATGAAAGCCAGGCAAGGGGTGAGGTATACGGTCGAGGAAGGTCTCACGATCGGCGACCCGGAAACATGCAAGCCAGTCCCGGCCGACGCCGAGACCATAGGGGAGGCGCTATTCCGCGGGAATATCGTAATGAAGGGGTATCTCAAGAACCCGACCGCAACGGAGGAGGCGTTTTCAGGAGGGTGGTTCCACAGCGGGGACCTGGGGGTGATGCACCCCGACGGTTACATCGAGCTCAAGGACCGCTCGAAGGATATTATTATCTCAGGCGGCGAGAATATTTCGACGCTAGAGGTCGAATCCGTCCTATACCAGCACCCGGCAGTCCTCGAAGCGGCTGTCGTCGCCCGTCCGGACGAGCAGTGGGGAGAGACCCCCTGCGCCTTCGTGACTCTCAAGGCAGGTGCTGATACCGTTAGCGAGGAAGACATTATCGAATTCTGCAGGAGCCGCCTCGCACATTTCAAATGCCCTAAGACCGTGGTCTTCACGGATCTTCCGAAAACGTCTACCGGAAAGATACAGAAATACGTGCTCAGGGAGAAGGTTAAGAAACTATAA
- a CDS encoding replication-associated recombination protein A: MANRYHDENEPSLFKPPKEAAPLAERMRPATFEEFAGQAHLVGPEGIIQKMLRGKNIRSMIFWGPPGSGKTTLARLLATKLNADFIQINAISSGVKELRDIITQAEKSLNLGRRTVLFIDEIHRFNKSQQAALLKSVENGTLVLIGATTENPSFEVISPLLSRSSVYVLESLSKEDLEALLERALNEDEIIKGAALTPEAREELIEQSGGDARIMLNALEIAVDISLDGEITREIVREAYQTHHYRYDRGGEEHYNTISAFIKSVRGSDPDAAVYYLARMLEAGEDPKFIARRLIILASEDVGNAEPYALTLATAAFTAVDYVGMPEASLILAQAATYLSGCPKSNASYMAINAALAEVRKRPGIAIPMHLRNAPTRLMKEIGYGRDYKYSHDSEDHFIEQDFLPSELKDKIFYEPTEIGREASIKKYLEMKWKKRRKDK, translated from the coding sequence ATGGCGAACAGGTATCACGACGAGAACGAGCCATCGTTATTTAAGCCACCGAAAGAGGCCGCGCCTCTTGCAGAGAGGATGCGTCCTGCCACGTTCGAGGAGTTTGCGGGTCAGGCTCACCTCGTCGGTCCCGAGGGCATTATACAGAAGATGCTCCGGGGGAAGAACATTCGCTCCATGATCTTCTGGGGGCCGCCCGGGAGCGGAAAGACCACGCTCGCGAGGCTCCTCGCTACCAAGCTCAACGCCGATTTCATTCAGATAAACGCCATCTCCTCCGGCGTGAAAGAGCTCCGGGACATAATCACTCAGGCGGAAAAGTCGCTGAATTTGGGAAGGAGAACGGTCCTTTTCATCGACGAGATACACAGGTTCAACAAGTCCCAGCAGGCGGCATTGCTCAAGAGCGTCGAGAACGGCACGCTTGTGCTGATAGGCGCGACGACCGAGAACCCTTCCTTCGAAGTGATATCGCCGCTGCTTTCGCGATCGAGCGTCTACGTGCTCGAATCTTTATCTAAAGAAGACCTCGAAGCGCTGCTCGAGAGGGCGCTAAATGAAGACGAGATCATAAAGGGTGCTGCGCTCACTCCGGAAGCGAGGGAGGAGCTAATCGAGCAGAGCGGAGGCGACGCGCGCATCATGCTGAACGCCCTCGAGATCGCGGTCGATATATCTCTTGACGGCGAGATCACGCGGGAAATAGTCCGCGAGGCGTATCAGACCCACCACTACAGGTACGACAGGGGAGGGGAGGAGCACTACAATACAATATCCGCGTTCATCAAGAGCGTGAGGGGGAGCGACCCGGACGCTGCCGTCTATTATCTCGCGCGGATGCTCGAAGCGGGGGAGGACCCCAAGTTCATCGCGCGGCGTCTCATAATACTCGCGTCCGAGGACGTGGGGAACGCCGAGCCCTATGCGCTCACGCTGGCTACGGCGGCTTTCACCGCCGTCGATTATGTCGGCATGCCGGAAGCGAGCCTGATACTCGCCCAGGCGGCCACGTACCTTTCGGGCTGCCCGAAGAGCAACGCGTCTTACATGGCGATAAACGCCGCTCTCGCGGAGGTGAGGAAGAGGCCGGGAATAGCCATTCCAATGCACCTCCGGAACGCCCCGACCAGGCTCATGAAGGAAATCGGCTACGGAAGGGATTACAAGTACTCTCACGATTCCGAAGACCATTTCATAGAGCAGGATTTTCTGCCGTCTGAGCTCAAGGACAAGATTTTCTACGAGCCGACAGAGATAGGCAGAGAGGCGTCCATCAAAAAGTATCTTGAAATGAAATGGAAGAAACGCAGGAAGGATAAGTAA
- the gloA gene encoding lactoylglutathione lyase, whose amino-acid sequence MRFLHTMIRVGDLERSKKFYTEVIGLKFNRQKDYPEGEFTLAFLGTEDQPEILELTHNWGTDKYDLGNAYGHMAFGVDDIYAACEKIASAGGKVVRPPGPMKHGTTVIAFVEDPDSYKIELIERPA is encoded by the coding sequence ATGCGCTTCCTTCACACCATGATAAGGGTCGGGGACCTCGAAAGATCCAAAAAGTTTTATACAGAAGTCATCGGACTTAAATTCAACAGGCAGAAAGACTACCCGGAAGGTGAATTCACACTGGCATTCCTCGGCACCGAAGACCAGCCCGAAATACTGGAGCTCACGCATAACTGGGGCACGGATAAATACGACCTCGGGAACGCCTACGGCCACATGGCTTTCGGCGTGGACGACATCTATGCCGCATGTGAGAAAATAGCATCAGCCGGAGGGAAGGTCGTGAGACCCCCCGGGCCAATGAAGCACGGCACGACTGTCATAGCGTTCGTCGAAGACCCCGATTCTTACAAGATAGAGCTCATCGAGCGTCCTGCTTAA
- a CDS encoding SGNH/GDSL hydrolase family protein, producing MDDKKNTYRSHLSKIILVLATVLITLGVIELAGRLAHDRDKFSVIENIEKLTPGGNPAGYELRKTAWEASFSERGLIVPPGGPREGLRGEGVTPLRCAVSDCGFKKLVPGYIEVNDGGIQTVGVTANPYPHILIVGGSVAWGAGASDIANTYFSRLYGMLKNEYPDMRISVLAYYGSTSNTDLSSFVQNGLDMNPDVVLFLNGLNDLTVKGQIRHTDASDYILNMKTAARIAERNGIPVVIVRQPFPGEKNHKTDLEERIMELSNKDYDKVVTPLYNHIGKALEEMAKRDGIYYIDAADCFAGEMATTFNDQWHFSDPVHELLAERIYTGLAPVLNKITAKGEIPPN from the coding sequence ATGGATGACAAGAAGAATACATACCGCTCGCATTTATCCAAAATAATCCTTGTTCTGGCCACCGTCTTGATAACGTTAGGCGTAATCGAGCTCGCAGGCCGGCTCGCGCACGACCGTGACAAGTTCTCGGTCATAGAAAACATAGAGAAGCTGACTCCGGGCGGGAACCCGGCCGGATACGAGCTCAGGAAAACCGCATGGGAAGCGAGCTTTTCCGAGAGGGGTCTCATTGTGCCACCCGGCGGTCCGAGGGAGGGTTTGAGGGGCGAGGGAGTGACCCCTTTAAGATGCGCCGTGTCGGATTGCGGCTTCAAGAAGTTGGTGCCCGGCTATATAGAAGTAAACGACGGTGGCATTCAGACCGTCGGCGTCACCGCGAACCCCTACCCTCACATTTTAATAGTCGGCGGAAGCGTGGCGTGGGGCGCAGGCGCATCCGATATAGCGAATACCTACTTCTCGCGACTGTACGGCATGCTGAAAAATGAATACCCCGATATGAGGATATCCGTGCTCGCATATTACGGTTCGACGAGCAATACAGATTTAAGCTCATTTGTTCAAAATGGCCTAGATATGAATCCCGACGTCGTGCTGTTCCTGAACGGTCTCAACGACCTCACCGTAAAAGGACAAATCAGACATACGGACGCCTCCGATTACATACTGAACATGAAAACTGCCGCCCGGATCGCGGAGCGTAACGGTATACCTGTCGTTATAGTGAGACAGCCGTTCCCCGGCGAGAAGAATCATAAAACGGACCTCGAAGAGAGGATAATGGAGCTTAGCAACAAGGATTACGACAAGGTCGTCACTCCCCTTTATAATCACATAGGCAAGGCCCTTGAGGAAATGGCGAAGAGGGACGGGATTTATTATATCGACGCAGCCGATTGTTTTGCGGGTGAGATGGCAACCACATTCAACGACCAGTGGCATTTCTCGGATCCCGTCCACGAGCTTCTCGCGGAGAGGATATATACCGGTCTTGCTCCGGTTCTAAACAAGATCACTGCGAAGGGAGAAATTCCCCCTAACTAA
- a CDS encoding MaoC family dehydratase, with the protein MPRIGRAFKELKVGDKLSERITVTEAHVVRAAGLFNDYNALHTNEPDMKNSRFGTRIVHGALTFSLMVGVYSKAFHDTDISTVEASIKFTAPVFINDTIMMEWTVKELDGKPKLNGGLVALSGEVRNIEQKVLATLEAKILVGNETIF; encoded by the coding sequence ATGCCGAGGATCGGAAGGGCGTTCAAAGAGCTCAAAGTCGGAGACAAGCTCTCGGAAAGGATAACCGTTACCGAAGCACACGTCGTCAGAGCCGCGGGTCTTTTCAACGATTACAACGCGCTCCACACGAACGAGCCCGACATGAAGAACTCGAGGTTCGGGACCAGGATCGTCCACGGAGCGCTCACGTTCAGCCTAATGGTAGGCGTCTACAGCAAGGCCTTTCACGATACGGACATCTCGACGGTCGAGGCTTCGATCAAGTTCACGGCGCCCGTCTTCATAAACGACACGATAATGATGGAGTGGACAGTAAAGGAGCTCGACGGGAAGCCCAAGCTTAACGGGGGGCTGGTCGCACTTTCGGGCGAGGTCAGGAATATCGAGCAGAAAGTCCTCGCCACCCTCGAAGCCAAGATCCTCGTCGGGAACGAGACTATTTTTTAA
- the recR gene encoding recombination mediator RecR translates to MLQKGIPESIARLINELSKLPGIGEKNATRLAFHIFRSSRESAENLSRAIIDAKTKVVLCDTCFNFAASSPCELCRDEERDHSLICVVEEPLDQLAIERSREFRGVYHILHGVISPIEGIGPEDLKIKELIRRLEGDHAKEVIIATNPSVEGEATALYLSKLIKPMGIGVSRIAHGIPMGGDIEYIDEITLSKAIRDRKYI, encoded by the coding sequence ATGCTCCAGAAAGGCATACCGGAATCCATAGCGAGGCTCATAAACGAGCTGTCCAAGCTACCCGGAATAGGCGAAAAGAACGCGACCAGGCTCGCGTTCCATATTTTCAGGTCGAGCCGGGAGAGCGCGGAAAACCTGTCTAGGGCCATCATCGACGCAAAGACGAAGGTCGTGCTTTGCGATACGTGCTTTAATTTCGCCGCCTCCTCCCCCTGCGAGCTCTGCAGGGACGAAGAGAGGGACCATTCCCTTATCTGCGTCGTCGAGGAGCCGCTCGACCAGCTCGCGATAGAGAGGAGCAGGGAGTTCAGGGGCGTGTACCACATACTCCACGGCGTCATATCCCCCATAGAAGGCATCGGTCCAGAGGACCTCAAAATAAAGGAGCTGATACGCAGGCTCGAAGGCGATCACGCGAAAGAGGTCATAATCGCGACCAACCCGAGCGTCGAGGGAGAGGCCACGGCGCTCTACCTCTCGAAGCTCATAAAGCCGATGGGCATAGGCGTGAGCAGGATAGCTCACGGCATCCCCATGGGTGGGGATATTGAATATATCGATGAAATTACATTAAGCAAGGCTATTAGGGATAGGAAATATATTTAG
- a CDS encoding YbaB/EbfC family nucleoid-associated protein — protein MKFGGGNIKNLLKQANKMKEQMEKLQAEAGEKTVEASAGGGMVTVVAKAKGEVVSIKIEPEIVKDNDIEMLQDLITAAVNEALGRGQELMKDEVTKLAGGLGIPPGLI, from the coding sequence ATGAAATTCGGGGGCGGAAACATAAAGAACCTGCTCAAACAGGCAAACAAGATGAAAGAGCAGATGGAGAAGCTCCAGGCCGAGGCGGGGGAAAAGACAGTCGAAGCCTCGGCGGGCGGCGGAATGGTGACCGTCGTCGCGAAGGCTAAAGGCGAGGTCGTATCAATCAAGATCGAGCCCGAAATAGTAAAGGACAACGATATCGAGATGCTGCAGGACCTCATAACCGCCGCCGTGAACGAAGCCCTGGGAAGGGGTCAGGAATTGATGAAGGACGAGGTAACCAAACTTGCCGGGGGCCTTGGTATTCCCCCCGGACTTATTTAA
- the dnaX gene encoding DNA polymerase III subunit gamma/tau, which yields MSYLVLARKWRPQTFEDIVSQEFVTLSLKNAVSTGKIAHAFIFSGPRGVGKTSTARILAKALNCMNGPTPEPCSVCVFCKEIAEGKSLDVIEIDAASHTGVNDVREIIENVKYLPTSGKYKIYIIDEAHMLSQSAFNALLKTLEEPPPHVLFILATTEAHKIPVTILSRCQRYDFRKVPVEKIKEKLALITGEENINVAEETLYIVAREADGSMRDALSLMDQLLATFGSEIAHDDAVRILGVLDSTLLKAAVAGILGRDPKDCIETLGKAVEKGINPKRFAEDLLRTLRYALLLKTCGKGVVTELSDEDKDEIMGITSGESVETLESLFNLTLEGAESIHRSFYPQMALEFMLIKLSTLERTVPIEIIIKRLETLSGSLKSGEEPRTRVGEPRGEYRHTRSKPEETTAAAPDSTGGQTQENKTKPEAEDIGAVLRHIKTRNAFMGTRLEQAKDISVEGGSFRITFSDPLNSLHFGKKETQNELMNYLKELYSGDLSIEIAEDSPAQTGGTGSGKNDRNENKKKIQNDPALKDAIEIFGGRVVSVKPKQKE from the coding sequence ATGTCCTACCTAGTGCTCGCGAGAAAATGGAGGCCTCAGACCTTCGAGGATATTGTAAGCCAGGAGTTCGTGACCCTGAGCTTGAAGAACGCGGTCTCCACGGGGAAGATAGCTCACGCCTTCATATTCTCGGGGCCGAGGGGGGTCGGCAAGACCTCGACCGCAAGGATACTGGCGAAGGCGCTCAACTGCATGAACGGCCCGACACCCGAGCCCTGCTCCGTATGCGTATTCTGCAAGGAGATAGCCGAGGGGAAATCTTTAGACGTCATAGAAATCGACGCCGCGTCGCATACGGGCGTGAACGACGTGCGGGAGATAATCGAGAACGTTAAATACCTCCCGACCTCCGGAAAATACAAGATCTACATAATAGACGAAGCGCATATGCTGTCGCAATCGGCTTTCAACGCGCTGCTGAAGACTCTAGAGGAGCCCCCGCCCCACGTCCTGTTCATACTGGCGACTACCGAGGCGCACAAGATACCCGTGACTATACTTTCCAGGTGCCAGAGATACGATTTCAGGAAGGTGCCGGTCGAAAAGATAAAAGAGAAGCTCGCTTTGATAACGGGGGAGGAGAATATAAATGTCGCGGAGGAGACGCTCTATATAGTCGCCCGGGAAGCGGACGGGAGCATGAGGGACGCGCTCAGTCTCATGGACCAGCTTCTCGCGACTTTCGGGAGCGAGATCGCCCACGACGACGCGGTGAGGATCCTGGGCGTGCTAGACAGTACTCTCCTGAAGGCCGCAGTAGCGGGCATACTCGGCAGGGACCCCAAAGACTGCATCGAAACACTCGGGAAGGCTGTCGAAAAAGGAATAAATCCGAAGCGGTTCGCCGAGGACCTCTTGAGGACATTGAGATACGCCCTTCTCCTCAAGACCTGCGGAAAGGGAGTCGTTACCGAGCTCTCCGATGAAGACAAGGACGAGATCATGGGAATCACTTCCGGCGAGAGCGTAGAGACTCTGGAGTCCCTTTTCAATCTCACGCTCGAAGGGGCCGAAAGCATACACAGATCGTTCTACCCCCAGATGGCGCTCGAATTCATGCTGATAAAGCTGTCTACGCTCGAAAGGACAGTGCCGATAGAAATCATAATAAAGAGGCTCGAAACCCTCTCGGGTTCATTAAAATCCGGAGAAGAGCCGCGGACGCGCGTCGGCGAGCCCCGCGGAGAATATCGACACACTCGATCCAAGCCGGAAGAGACGACGGCCGCTGCACCGGATTCTACAGGCGGTCAGACCCAGGAGAACAAGACGAAGCCCGAAGCAGAAGACATCGGCGCGGTGCTCAGGCACATTAAAACGAGGAACGCCTTCATGGGCACGAGACTCGAGCAGGCGAAGGACATTTCAGTGGAGGGCGGCTCTTTCAGGATCACGTTCAGCGACCCCCTCAACAGCCTGCATTTCGGGAAAAAAGAAACCCAGAACGAGCTCATGAATTATCTGAAAGAGCTCTATTCCGGGGACCTCTCGATCGAAATCGCGGAGGACAGCCCCGCTCAGACTGGCGGGACCGGGAGCGGTAAGAACGACAGGAACGAAAATAAAAAGAAGATACAGAACGACCCTGCGCTCAAGGACGCAATAGAAATTTTCGGAGGCAGAGTCGTCAGCGTAAAACCCAAACAAAAGGAGTAA
- a CDS encoding cytochrome c — protein sequence MRRLVFTMLFLATGVVFSLPSVSAAEKGDAAKGKETFQTTCAACHGAEGKGDGVAAAALDPKPRNLSDAAYVSTLSDEHLYKVISEGGAAVGLSPMMAAWGGTLSEQDIWNVIAYIRQDICKCQYKAK from the coding sequence ATGAGAAGACTTGTTTTTACGATGCTTTTTTTGGCGACAGGCGTAGTGTTTTCGCTGCCGTCCGTATCCGCGGCGGAAAAAGGGGACGCGGCCAAGGGAAAGGAAACGTTCCAGACTACATGCGCCGCATGTCACGGGGCGGAGGGCAAGGGTGACGGTGTAGCGGCTGCGGCCCTCGACCCCAAACCGAGGAACCTGAGCGACGCCGCATACGTATCCACACTCTCGGACGAGCACCTCTATAAAGTCATAAGCGAAGGCGGGGCGGCGGTCGGCCTCTCGCCGATGATGGCCGCATGGGGGGGCACGCTTTCCGAGCAGGACATATGGAACGTTATCGCCTACATAAGGCAGGATATCTGCAAGTGTCAGTATAAGGCAAAATAA
- a CDS encoding enoyl-CoA hydratase/isomerase family protein: MEFVHLTVDDGIATVALDRPRVNAINEQVVLELRNAFRELALDARVKAVILTGRGSFFSFGFDIPAFMDYPKESFRRFVMSFSELVQRIFVFPKPVIAALNGHAVAGGCVLAIACDRRVMAGGKAKIALNELTLGASVFTSIAEILKYTVGPRTAQLLLYMGKMNSAEEALALGLVDKVVSAEDMDSEALAAAHELAGWDAFAFGSIKRLLRKETLERIENHEKGSVSDFVDIWYSEKTREKLKQIEIRN, translated from the coding sequence ATGGAATTCGTCCATCTGACTGTAGACGACGGTATCGCCACGGTCGCTCTCGACAGGCCCAGGGTCAATGCTATAAACGAGCAGGTGGTCCTGGAATTGAGGAACGCTTTCAGGGAATTAGCCCTGGATGCGCGGGTAAAGGCCGTTATATTGACCGGGCGGGGGAGCTTCTTTTCGTTCGGGTTCGATATTCCCGCGTTCATGGATTACCCGAAGGAGTCATTCCGTAGATTTGTCATGAGCTTTTCCGAGCTTGTCCAGCGCATCTTCGTATTTCCGAAACCCGTGATAGCCGCGCTTAACGGTCACGCCGTGGCAGGCGGCTGCGTCCTTGCGATTGCGTGCGACAGGAGGGTCATGGCCGGAGGGAAGGCAAAGATTGCGCTCAACGAGCTCACGCTCGGAGCTTCGGTATTTACGAGCATCGCGGAAATTCTGAAATACACGGTCGGACCTAGGACGGCGCAGCTCCTCCTCTATATGGGAAAAATGAATTCAGCGGAAGAAGCATTAGCGCTCGGCCTCGTCGACAAGGTTGTTTCTGCGGAGGATATGGATAGCGAGGCACTCGCCGCCGCGCATGAGCTTGCCGGGTGGGACGCGTTTGCGTTCGGGAGCATCAAGAGGCTTCTCAGGAAAGAAACTCTCGAAAGGATTGAAAATCATGAAAAGGGTTCGGTCTCGGATTTCGTCGACATCTGGTATTCCGAAAAGACGCGGGAGAAGTTGAAACAGATCGAAATCCGCAATTAG
- a CDS encoding NUDIX hydrolase yields the protein MIKKWKVIKSEPLSSNRVFSTRKDTSVSPMTGEEHEFFVIEAPDWVNVVALTDTDEVLLIRQYRHGIESETIEIPGGCVDPEETPLEAAKRELLEETGYVSDDWSCIGEVIPNPAIQNNTCFTFLARSLRKEREPSFDTTEYIVTFTSPVEDIPRLVREKRITHSLVVSAFYWFCLASGK from the coding sequence ATGATTAAAAAATGGAAGGTGATAAAATCCGAGCCCCTCTCCTCGAACAGGGTGTTCTCAACGAGAAAGGACACGAGCGTGTCACCCATGACCGGGGAGGAGCACGAGTTTTTTGTGATCGAGGCCCCAGACTGGGTAAACGTTGTCGCGCTCACTGACACTGATGAAGTCCTGTTGATAAGGCAATACAGGCACGGTATCGAGTCTGAGACGATCGAGATACCGGGCGGCTGCGTCGATCCGGAGGAGACCCCTCTCGAAGCTGCCAAACGGGAGCTCCTCGAAGAGACGGGTTATGTATCGGACGACTGGTCCTGTATAGGGGAGGTCATCCCGAATCCGGCCATCCAGAATAACACCTGTTTTACCTTCCTCGCCAGGAGTCTCAGGAAGGAGAGAGAGCCCAGCTTCGATACGACCGAGTACATTGTTACTTTCACATCCCCCGTAGAGGATATTCCGAGGCTCGTCCGGGAAAAGCGCATAACACATTCGCTAGTCGTTTCGGCGTTTTACTGGTTCTGTCTCGCTTCCGGTAAGTAG
- a CDS encoding glycosyltransferase: MGSLKLSVFTIGYESASECRMVIEELRRQSSREAIELIVVAPNRDGIEDELFEGFGAWQWLILPDIRTCGKAMATAVRAARTPYVTYAEEHSYLHESWAERLIAAHESGYDAVGFAMENANPNTLVSWAHLYGQFGPVVAPVAPGESDFLAGHHSSYRRELLLSYGDLLGDMLEDEAALFLDLRARGKRMFIAGDAVSWHANISSLKTYMALDYLGQRSFAATRAKIGNWPWWKRVVYAGAAPLIPLIRLRRILADIRRTGREGQFLPKILVPISLALLAGAWGEMLGYLLGRGDAAERKAPVELQRERFISKTDTWSKKSKQVIQSKGS, encoded by the coding sequence ATGGGTTCACTAAAGCTATCGGTATTCACCATAGGCTACGAATCGGCATCTGAATGCAGGATGGTGATCGAGGAGCTACGGCGGCAGAGTTCCAGGGAGGCAATAGAGCTTATCGTCGTAGCCCCCAATCGTGACGGCATAGAAGACGAGCTTTTCGAAGGGTTTGGCGCCTGGCAGTGGCTTATTCTTCCAGATATACGGACCTGTGGTAAGGCGATGGCAACCGCAGTACGCGCCGCCAGAACACCTTACGTCACATACGCCGAAGAACATTCATATCTTCACGAGAGTTGGGCTGAAAGATTAATTGCAGCCCACGAAAGCGGATACGATGCTGTGGGCTTTGCAATGGAAAACGCCAATCCCAATACTCTGGTGAGCTGGGCACACCTTTATGGACAGTTCGGCCCGGTAGTTGCTCCGGTAGCGCCGGGGGAAAGCGATTTCCTGGCGGGACACCATTCTTCTTATAGACGAGAACTACTACTCAGCTACGGCGACCTGCTTGGTGATATGCTAGAGGATGAAGCCGCTCTTTTTCTTGACTTGCGTGCGAGAGGAAAACGAATGTTTATAGCTGGAGACGCCGTCTCCTGGCATGCTAACATCTCCAGTCTCAAAACCTATATGGCCTTGGACTACCTAGGCCAGCGAAGCTTTGCGGCGACTCGCGCAAAGATAGGAAACTGGCCCTGGTGGAAACGTGTAGTATATGCTGGTGCGGCGCCGCTAATACCTCTTATTAGACTTCGACGAATCCTGGCCGATATCAGACGGACCGGCCGTGAAGGCCAATTTCTGCCAAAGATTCTCGTTCCTATATCGCTTGCGCTTTTGGCCGGTGCTTGGGGTGAGATGCTCGGCTATTTACTCGGCCGAGGAGATGCCGCAGAGCGTAAAGCCCCGGTCGAGCTCCAGCGGGAGAGGTTTATTTCCAAAACAGACACCTGGTCAAAGAAAAGTAAACAAGTTATCCAGTCCAAAGGCTCATAA